Proteins from one Falco cherrug isolate bFalChe1 chromosome 7, bFalChe1.pri, whole genome shotgun sequence genomic window:
- the LOC114016566 gene encoding uncharacterized protein LOC114016566, translating into MAKFLPRGMRLPAMLCAVRVCKTGSRSLHLPQTGGDEGWHKPFLLLLKLFQIISKIYILQAWGKQAGSSASPAEPCECRVSACVPATQKDAVPVVRKNCLLLQLRGELLQQSLGNTAATESPLREKILLVVLLGARHWHTVTSLETSSPFIWTVHRWSWPGGCSANRNGCVVAAPWGEFNSTRKSKEHTVSPQQHDSRQPDRILACCLSALGA; encoded by the exons ATGGCCAAGTTCCTACCCAGAGGCATGCGTCTACCAGCAATGTTGTGTGCTGTGCGTGTCTGTAAGACAGGCTCACGCTCTTTGCACTTGCCACAGACAGGAGGTGATGAGGGCTGGCACAAACCTTTCTTACTGTTGCTTAAACTTTTTCAGATTATCTCCAAGATATATATCCTGCAGGCCTGGGGGAAGCAGGCGGGCAGTTCTGCCAGCCCGGCAGAACCGTGTGAGTGCCGTGTGTCGGCGTGCGTGCCTGCAacacagaaggatgctgtgcCAGTG GTCAGGAAGAATTGTTTACTCCTGCAGCTCCGAGGtgagctcctgcagcagagccttGGCAATACTGCTGCCACCGAGAGCCCCCTCAGAGAGAAGATCTTGCTGGTTGTCCTCCTGGGTGCTCGGCATTGGCACACTGTGACGTCCCTGGAGACCAGCAGTCCCTTCATATGGACAGTCCACAGGTGGTCCTGGCCAGGAGGATGCTCAGCAAACAGAAATGGCTGTGTTGTGG cagcTCCGTGGGGAGAGTTCAATTCCACCAGGAAGAGCAAGGAACACACAGTGTCACCACAGCAACATGACTCACGCCAGCCTGACCGTATTTTGGCTTGCTGCCTGTCCGCACTTGGTGCCTGA